In Sorangium aterium, the genomic stretch GGCGCGCGCTCCCCGAGGGGTGCGAGGTCTGGAAGGCGGTCCCGATGGCGCCGTCCGGGGAGGCAGCCAGCGCGGCCGGCGAGGCGGGCGCTGGCGCGGAGGTCGAGCGCAGCGCCGATCGGCTGGTCTTCGACACGCGCACGGCGGAGGCGCGGGGAGGCACGGGGCGGACGTTCGCCTGGAGCGCGATCGACGGCCACCCGGCGCGCGCCCGGAGCCTGCTCGCGGGCGGGCTGAACCCGGACAACATCGCCGCGGCGCGCCGGGTGGGGACGTGGGGGCTCGACGTCGCGTCGGGCGTCGAGCGCGCGCCCGGCGAGAAGTGCGCCGACCTGCTCGTGCGCCTGTTCGACAGCGCGCGCGGCCCGTCGCGCCACGACATTGACCCCGCGGCCCCGGCGGACCGCGCCTCCCCCTGACGGCACCTCTCACGACCCACAACGCACAACCGACGATCGAGGCAATCACCATGCAGCAAAGCGGCCGCTTCGGCGCCTTTGGCGGCGCCTATGTCCCGGAGATCCTCGTGCCCGCGCTCGAGCAGCTCGAGCGCGCGTACCTGGAGGCGCGCGGCGATCCGTCGTTCGCGGCGGAGTTCGACGGGCTGCTGACGACCTACGCGGGGCGCCCGACGCCGCTCACCCTGTGCCGGAACCTGACCGGCGACCCGCGCGTGAAGCTGTACCTCAAGCGCGAGGACCTGCTCCACGGCGGCGCGCACAAGACGAACCAGGCGCTCGGCCAGGGGCTGCTCGCGCGGCGCATGGGCAAGCGGCGGCTCATCGCCGAGACCGGGGCCGGCCAGCACGGCGTCGCGACCGCCATGATCGGGGCCCTGCTCGGCATGCCGACGCGCATCTACATGGGCGCGAAGGACGTCGAGCGGCAGCGGCTCAACGTCTTCCGGATGCGCCTCATGGGGGCCGAGGTGGTGCCCGTGACCTCGGGCTCGCAGACGCTGAAGGACGCCCTCAACGAGGCGCTGCGCTACTGGACCGAGAGCTACGAGGACACGCATTACCTGATCGGGACGGTCGCCGGGCCTCACCCGTTCCCCACGATCGTGCGCGATTTCCAGTGGGTGATCGGCCGCGAGGCGCGCGCCCAGATCCTGCAGGCCGAGGGGCGCTTGCCCGACGCGGTGGTCGCGTGCGTGGGCGGCGGCAGCAACGCCATGGGGATCTTCTCCGAGTTCATCCCGGACAAGGACGTGGCGCTCGTCGGCGTCGAGCCCGCCGGCCACGGCCTGTCGACCGACAAGCACGGGGCGACGCTCCTCAAGGGCCGCCCGGGGGTGCTGCACGGGTCGGAGACCTACATCCTCCAGGACGAGCAGGGGCAGGTCGCCGAGACGCACTCGGTTTCGGCGGGGCTCGACTACCCCGGCGTCGGGCCGGAGCACGCGCACCTCATGACGTCGGGCCGGGCGACGTACGTCGCGGCGACGGACGACGAGGCGCTCGACGCGTTCCAGCGGCTCTCGCGGAGCGAGGGCATCATCCCGGCGTTCGAGTCGGCGCACGCGATCGCGCACGCGCTGAAGATGGTGGCGGAGGCGGCGCAGGCAGGGCGCGAGGCGGTGCTCGTCGTGAACCTGTCGGGCCGCGGAGACAAGGACATGGAGCAGGCGCAGAGGCTGCTCGATCCCGGGAGGTCGACATGAGTCGGGAGACGGTGACGACGCGCTACGATCGCGCATTCGAGCGGCTGCGGCAGCGGGGCGAGGGGGCGTTCATCCCCTTCCTGATGCTGGGGGATCCCGACCTGGCCACGAGCGCGCGGCTGCTGCGCGCGGCGGTGGAGGGCGGCGCAGACGCGATCGAGGTCGGGATCCCGTTCTCGGATCCGATCGCGGACGGCCCGACGGTCCAGGCCGCCGCCGTGCGGGCGCTCGAGGCCGGCGTGAGGCCGTCCGACTGCATCGAGCTCCTGGCGCGCTTCCGGGCGGAGGCGCCGGAGGTGCCGATCGGCATCCTGACGTACGCGAACCTCGTGAAGCACCGCGATCTGGCGGGCTTCTACGCGTCGGCGGCCGCGGCCGGGGTCGACAGCGTGCTCGTCGCCGACGTGCCGGTGAAGGAGTCGGATCCGTACGTGGCGGCGGCGCGCGCCGTGGGGGTGGCGCCGGTGCTGATCGCGCCGCTCAACGCCTCGGAGGCCACGCTGCAGCGGCTCGCGGAGCGGTGCGACGCGTACACCTACTGCGTCACGCGCAAGGGCGTGACGGGGGCGGACGAGCAGCTGCGCCTCGGCCACGGGGCGCTCTTCGAGACGCTGCGCCGGTTCGGTGCGCCGCCCGCGATCCTGGGGTTCGGCATCTCGAAGCCCGAGCACGTGCGCGACGCCCTCGCCGCCGGGGCGTTCGGCGTGGTCAGCGGGTCCGCGGTCGTCCAGCGGGTCTCGGCGAACGTCGGTGATCCCGAGGCCGCCGCGCGCGCCGTCGCGAGCTTCGTGCGCGAGATGAAGGCGGCGACGGCGCGCTGAGCGCGCCGGCCGGCGGCCGTCCGAGGGCGCGAGTCGACCGGCCGCCGTCCGAGAGGGCAACCGGGGGCTCGCCAGGGGCGCCGACGCCGATCGTGCGGCGCCGGCGCGCGGCCCGGCGGCATGGGACGATGTCGTTCCACCCGTCGAGCCGGTCGGGTTCACGGCGGAGCGCCGTCGCTACAGCGCCATGCGTGGCTCGCCTTTCGGGCGGCGAACCGAGCTCACAGGCACGTGGCGTCGCAGAGTATCTCCGAGAGCGCGATGCAGCTCTCGTCCCACCCGATCGTGCAGCAGAAGCTGTCTCCATCCTCCCCGCATACGGTCTCGACGCAGCTGTTGCAGGACGGGTCGAGCGGCTCGCCCATCTCGCAGAGGTCGTGGGCGCACCCGCAGGCCCGCCCGCAGGCGGCGGTGAGGCCGGCGACGCAGTGGGTGTCCCAGTTGCTCATGCAGCACGCCGGGTCCTCCGCGCACAGCTCGGTCACGCACGGATCGCAGCCCATGAGCAGGGGCGCGCCTTCCTCGCAGAGGTCGTGGCTGCACTCGGCCGGCGGGCACGCGCCGCAGTCGGTGGCGCACGCCTGACAGTTCTCCCTGCCGGGCTCGCACACGCCGTCACCGCAGACCGGCGGGATCGGAGGGCACACGCCGCAGTCGGTGGCGCACGAATCGCACGTCTCGCCGGCGTCACACCGCAGGTCGCCGCACTCCGCCGCCCCGCCCGCTCCACCGCCGCCTGCGGCGCCGCCGCCGCCCGTCGAGGCGCTGCTCACCGAGCCACCGCCTGCGGCGTCGCCGCCGCCCGCCGAGGCGCTGCTCACCGAGCCACCGCCTGCGGCGTCGCCGCCGCCCGTCGAGGCGCTGCTCGTCGAGCCGCTGCTCGTCGAGCCGCCGCCGCCGGCATCGCCGCCGCCCGTCGAAGCGCTGCTCGTCGAAGCGCTGCTCGTCGAGGCGCTGCTCGTCGAGGCGCCGCCGCCGCCGGCATCGCCGCCGCCCGTCGAGGCGCTGCTCGTCGCGCCGCCTTGCCCGTCCGCTCCGCCGCCGCCTGCGGCATCGCCGCCAGCCGAGGCGCTGCTCGTCGCGCCGCCTTGCCCGCCCGCTCCGCCGCCGCCAGTGGCATCGCCGCCAGCCGAGCCGCCTTGCCCGCCCTCTCCGCCGCTGCCCGCCGATCCGCCGGCCGCACCGTGCCCGCCTTGCCCGCCGGACCCGCCGGAGCCGGACGTGCTCGCCGCGCTGCTCGGCGCGGCGCTCTCGTCGTCGCCGCAGCCGGCGATCATGAGGGTCGATGTCAGGGCGAGCAGAGCACATATCCGGAGTGAACGGTTCATCAGGGGAGCCTCGTTATCATCATGCGGTTGGGAGCCGCCTCGCGCGCGACGCGGCCTGTCAAAAGAGCCCTACGGAGAAGTGGAGTGCACCGTCGATCTCGTCCAGCTCGTCGCGCGGATCCAGGTTGAAGCCGTAGTCGAAGGCGAGGGGACCGATGGGCGTGTTCACCCGCAGGCCGGCGCCGATCCCGTAACGCAAGAGCCGCGGATCGAGGTTGACGTTCTTCGCCCTGATCCAGAGGTTGCCCGCGTCGAGGAAGAGCCCGAGCTGGAGCAGGTCGGTCAGCGGAATGCGCAGCTCGGCGCGGGGGTTCACCATCACCGTCCCGCCGCGCGGGATATCGTCGGTCGAGACCTTCGCGTCCCCGCCCAGCGCCTTTTTCGCCTCCTCGAGCCCGTCCTCAGGATAGAGCGACTCGGCCAGATGGGAACGGAGCGAGTCGACGCCGCCGAGGAAGAACAGGCGATCCGGGTACGTCCCGCTCTGGGCCACGAGCGGCTGAATATACCCTCCGGACAGGCTCAGGGCGAGGGTGAGCCGCGACCGCGGCGCGAGGGGGATATACCCCGACACACGGCCCGTGAATCGCAGAAAGTGGCTCTCGGGGAAGCTCGATTGGGTCCGGACCGAGGCGAAGGCGTCGAAGGCGTCGACGTGCTCGACGCCGCCGGAGAGGAGGAAGCCCCGGGTCGCGGCGAAGGGGGTATCCCGCGTGTCCCAGGACGCGTCGAGCCGCTGCGCCAGGGCGATCGTGTCGCCCTCGGGCATGCGCAGCTGATCGAGGATATCCCGCTTGTCGGCGCCGACCGCGCCCGGGAAGAATCCGACTTTGTTCAGCTCGGTCGA encodes the following:
- the trpB gene encoding tryptophan synthase subunit beta, coding for MQQSGRFGAFGGAYVPEILVPALEQLERAYLEARGDPSFAAEFDGLLTTYAGRPTPLTLCRNLTGDPRVKLYLKREDLLHGGAHKTNQALGQGLLARRMGKRRLIAETGAGQHGVATAMIGALLGMPTRIYMGAKDVERQRLNVFRMRLMGAEVVPVTSGSQTLKDALNEALRYWTESYEDTHYLIGTVAGPHPFPTIVRDFQWVIGREARAQILQAEGRLPDAVVACVGGGSNAMGIFSEFIPDKDVALVGVEPAGHGLSTDKHGATLLKGRPGVLHGSETYILQDEQGQVAETHSVSAGLDYPGVGPEHAHLMTSGRATYVAATDDEALDAFQRLSRSEGIIPAFESAHAIAHALKMVAEAAQAGREAVLVVNLSGRGDKDMEQAQRLLDPGRST
- the trpA gene encoding tryptophan synthase subunit alpha — its product is MSRETVTTRYDRAFERLRQRGEGAFIPFLMLGDPDLATSARLLRAAVEGGADAIEVGIPFSDPIADGPTVQAAAVRALEAGVRPSDCIELLARFRAEAPEVPIGILTYANLVKHRDLAGFYASAAAAGVDSVLVADVPVKESDPYVAAARAVGVAPVLIAPLNASEATLQRLAERCDAYTYCVTRKGVTGADEQLRLGHGALFETLRRFGAPPAILGFGISKPEHVRDALAAGAFGVVSGSAVVQRVSANVGDPEAAARAVASFVREMKAATAR